A stretch of Mya arenaria isolate MELC-2E11 chromosome 14, ASM2691426v1 DNA encodes these proteins:
- the LOC128218380 gene encoding transcription intermediary factor 1-alpha-like: protein MNAVPGRKAPMASGSAPDLMYCQPCAEDGKKILPDAFCPVCKEFLCSNCARVHRNMKIAKSHALQDKTSMPSSFRAESEDEKFSETCQHHSKEFIKYYCPRHDSLLCGDCVIEDEDHRSCKVEKIPQVAKRYQEGEEYISLKTGLGQMVRDIENYILYIQVRINSVDEESLTNINEFRKFRNKVNQYLDKRENELLAEIDQTKRTAKTLLNELKTKYTNIKSATEKLQSDLHAHEANSNQLLIVGKRAIKELEDLQIALEEVSMSKDVSRYTFDRDPATERLLASGTAIGRLKEGESTLTLGQQQKNRRTSNKNNENNRRQSSNNTNLHKLHHTKSTSRVV, encoded by the coding sequence ATGAATGCAGTTCCAGGTCGAAAGGCACCCATGGCATCGGGGTCGGCGCCTGACCTCATGTACTGTCAGCCATGCGCGGAGGATGGCAAGAAAATCCTCCCCGATGCATTCTGTCCCGTCTGCAAGGAGTTCCTGTGTTCTAACTGTGCCCGTGTTCACAGGAACATGAAAATAGCCAAAAGTCACGCCCTCCAGGACAAGACCAGTATGCCTTCCTCATTCCGCGCAGAGAGTGAAGATGAGAAGTTTTCAGAAACATGTCAACACCATTCAAAGGAGTTTATAAAATACTACTGTCCGCGTCACGATTCACTTTTGTGTGGAGACTGTGTAATTGAGGATGAAGACCATCGCTCTTGTAAAGTAGAGAAGATTCCGCAAGTGGCAAAACGATACCAGGAAGGTGAAGAATACATCAGTCTGAAAACAGGACTTGGCCAGATGGTCAGAGACATTGAAAACTATATATTGTACATACAGGTGCGCATAAATTCAGTTGATGAAGAAAGTCTCACCAATATCAATGAGTTTCGGAAATTCCGGAATAAAGTTAACCAGTACCTGGATAAAAGGGAAAATGAACTCTTGGCAGAAATTGATCAGACGAAGCGGACAGCCAAGACACTCCTGAAtgaactaaaaacaaaatacacaaacataaaatCAGCCACTGAGAAACTACAGTCGGATCTACACGCACATGAAGCCAATAGCAACCAGCTGTTAATAGTAGGAAAACGAGCTATCAAAGAGTTGGAAGATCTCCAGATAGCCCTGGAAGAGGTCAGCATGAGTAAGGACGTTTCCAGGTACACGTTCGACAGGGACCCCGCAACGGAGCGGTTGCTAGCTTCTGGAACAGCGATAGGTAGGTTAAAAGAAGGAGAATCAACTTTAACGTTAGGACAGCAGCAAAAAAACAGGAGAACAAGC